The following are encoded in a window of Vigna unguiculata cultivar IT97K-499-35 chromosome 8, ASM411807v1, whole genome shotgun sequence genomic DNA:
- the LOC114194898 gene encoding glycine-rich cell wall structural protein 2-like produces the protein MVMVVVVVVVVVVVVIALVVAMLVAVVVLVVLAMVVVMVVVMYGCQICSVGSRGGGDGGYGGVPGHGVGGVGGRGCGGGGCDGGRDSGFDARGGSRSGGSSGGGDGPIGCHGGGRGSGSDDGCGGGGG, from the exons ATGgtgatggttgtggtggtggtggtggtggtggtggtagtggtgattGCCTTGGTGGTGGCCATGCTGGTAGCCGTGGTGGTGCTGGTGGTGCTGGCCATGGTCGtagtgatggtggtggtgatg TATGGTTGTCAAATTTGTAGTGTTGGTagtcgtggtggtggtgatggtggttatGGTGGGGTTCCTGGCCATGGTgttggtggtgttggtggtcgcggttgtggtggtggtggatgtgATGGTGGTCGTGATAGTGGTTTCGATGCTCGTGGTGGTAGTCGCAGTGGTGgtagtagtggtggtggtgatggccCTATTGGTTGCCATGGTGGTGGCCGTGGTAGTGGTAGTGAtgatggttgtggtggtggtggtggttag
- the LOC114194899 gene encoding loricrin-like, with translation MVVDVLAAVEVAVLVVVVAIMVVVVAIVVVVVAWWWHWWWFCVVVLVAVVVVVVVVMVVVAVGCGGGCGCGHCCGVGGRGGGGGASSGGGGGGCRGDGYDCGGGAHGGGGCRDGGGSYGVVLGCGGGRDSGGGFRDGGGGCGGGRDGGCGVRGGSRGGGGRSGGFGPSGGDGPSSGHDGGCGGGRGWDGGGSGGGCCGVVVVDVVVVVVVGVVVVVVCRRTSTPLPATHQQPRQQPSSTSISNAPVLAANCTCNARATTISTQELHHARAVSDNHRSSTRLHLLPQTPPRRATTPENTAEPPRCSTSIFSPSSSSSSRQRSSVTTASSLASHLRIHDHRASSSFTHCSAVHATMNENAPWQPTIFAPAASTNLHHHAFVVGEGGAAAPSSTSLHETLNAANPSLGERSALCATGCYGGGGGGGGGCDGGGGRRQHGCQICSVGSRGGGGGGYGGIPDNGVGGGGGGGGCDGGRDSGFDAHGGSRGGGGSGSGGDGPVGYHGGGRGSGSDDGCGGGGG, from the exons atggtggtggATGTGCTGGCGGCCGTGGAAGTGGCCGTTTTGGTGGTCGTGGTGGCCatcatggtggtggtggtggccatcgtggtggtggtggtggcttgGTGGTGGCACTGGTGGTGGTTTTGTGTTGTGGTGTtggtggccgtggtggtggtggtggtagtggttaTGGTGGTTGTGGCTGT tggttgtggtggtggctGTGGTTGTGGTCATTGTTGTGGTGTTGGTGGccgcggtggtggtggtggtgccagtagtggtggtggtggtggtggttgccGTGGTGATGGCTATGATTGTGGTGGTGGTGcccatggtggtggtggttgtcgtGATGGTGGTGGTAGTTATGGTGTTGTTCTTGGCTGTGGTGGTGGTCGCGATAGTGGTGGTGGTTTtcgtgatggtggtggtggatgtGGTGGTGGCCGTGATGGTGGTTGTGGTGTTCGTGGTGGTAGCCGAGGGGGTGGTGGTCGTAGTGGTGGTTTTGGGCCTAGTGGTGGTGATGGGCCTAGTAGTGGCCAtgatggtggttgtggtggtggacGTGGTTGGGATGGTGGTGGgagtggtggtggttgttgtggtgTCGTGGTTGTGGatgttgtggtggtggtggtggtgggggtggtggttgtggttgt ctgCCGCCGCACCTCCACACCATTGCCGGCGACGCACCAACAACCACGGCAGCAACCATCTTCAACCTCCATCTCCAACGCACCTGTCCTCGCCGCGAACTGCACCTGCAACgcgcgcgccaccaccatctccacACAAGAACTGCACCACGCGCGCGCCGTTTCCGACAACCATCGCAGCTCCACGCGCCTCCATCTTCTCCCGCAGACACCACCGCGCCgcgccaccacgccggaaaacaCTGCAGAACCACCGCGATGCAGCACTtccattttctctccatcatcttcttcgtcGTCACGGCAGCGCAGTTCCGTCACCACTGCATCTAGCCTCGCAAGCCACCTTCGGATTCACGACCACCGCGCATCTTCTTCCTTCACGCATTGCAGCGCCGTCCACGCCACCATGAACGAGAACGCACCATGGCAGCCCACCATTTTCGCACCAGCAGCGTCCACAAACCTTCACCACCACGCCTTCGTCGTCGGAGAAGGAggagcagccgcgccgtcatccacaagcctccatgaaaccctaaacgcagCAAACCCTAGTCTGGGAGAGAGAAgtgcactctgcgccac TGGTtgttatggtggtggtggtggtggtggtggtggttgtgatggtGGTGGCGGTCGTCGTCAGCATGGTTGTCAAATTTGTAGTGTTGGtagtcgtggtggtggtggtggtggttatggtgggATTCCTGACaatggtgttggtggtggtggtggtggtggtggatgtgATGGTGGTCGTGATAGTGGTTTCGATGCTCATGGTGGTAGTCGCGGTGGTGGTGGcagtggtagtggtggtgatggCCCTGTTGGTTACCATGGTGGTGGCCGTGGTAGTGGTAGTGAtgatggttgtggtggtggtggtggttag